A single genomic interval of Festucalex cinctus isolate MCC-2025b chromosome 16, RoL_Fcin_1.0, whole genome shotgun sequence harbors:
- the foxm1 gene encoding forkhead box protein M1 isoform X4 produces MEKMTISLWDILCIWLTMRRSPRRPLILKRGKLLYHQNNTPTSQDASVPQENPQLSSASQQFPDSVRVLDHPFLPGTQVVVIPKTAELRSVIEALTAKGKECGAQGPNKFILLGESGSLDSGSLRRTDEDAVFAGSTAGQQVSHSAEFTGIKQVKKEDDGCFNENLTSMQWLQSCNALQPGPGNDMSNEETQTAAAVLEGRPCEAACGSLAKTTAAPLDVPKDATSAKPPFSYMTMLQFAINSSKDGHMTLKQIYEWLQHHFDFFRDEKRRGWKNSVRHNLSMHKMFLRKMTSDRKVSFWTIRPEANRGLTLDQVYTPGCNPVAAPFARPVPSTPCQQTLPVAKKSPIGSAKQMKPLLPRPLSNLVPFQCPLSASVCLSSSASVGPPAPAHHTASSPRKAKRRRSAPKDGALLQDEALRAKVSKVELKEERVCRSVPRRSPKALARRQQAGGSRRKQHLACSHHEEPLLVYSQNSDGDSGIATSSTWLDAEPDLHSYKTPIKAGRRLASSTPSKPAAAESGSQSVLDFSPIRTPSGPARTPLHDYTTFSMGGTPFKDWALFSDATSTSPGWPSACSGEMPLAGGGGTPPTNRSLTEGLVLDTMNDSLSKILVDLSFGLDDVHDLDLADISLSEIIPQLT; encoded by the exons ATGGAAAAAATGACGATAAGT CTGTGGGACATTTTGTGCATTTGGTTGACCATGAGACGGAGCCCAAGAAGACCACTGATCCTCAAAAGAGGAAAGCTGCTCTACCACCAGAACAACACGCCCACGAGTCAGGATGCATCGGTGCCCCAAGAAAATCCACAGCTCTCATCCGCTTCTCAGCAATTCCCGGACAGCGTGCGCGTCCTGGATCACCCCTTCCTGCCCGGCACGCAGGTAGTGGTCATTCCCAAGACGGCCGAGCTGCGCAGCGTCATTGAGGCTCTGACGGCCAAGGGCAAGGAGTGCGGCGCCCAGGGACCCAACAAGTTTATCCTCTTGGGGGAGAGTGGCAGCCTGGACTCGGGCTCCCTGCGCAGAACGGATGAGGACGCCGTCTTTGCGGGGAGCACGGCGGGACAGCAAGTGTCTCATAGTGCTGAATTCACTGGAATTAAACAAG TGAAAAAGGAAGATGACGGCTGTTTCAACGAGAACCTCACCAGCATGCAGTGGTTGCAAAGTTGCAATGCGTTGCAACCAGGACCTGGCAATGACATGTCCAATGAGGAGACCCAGACAGCGGCCGCCGTGTTGGAGGGAAGACCTTGTGAAGCAGCATGCGGCTCACTAGCCAAG ACCACGGCGGCCCCCCTCGATGTGCCAAAAGACGCTACATCTGCCAAGCCTCCCTTCTCCTACATGACCATGCTCCAGTTTGCCATCAACAGCAGCAAAGACGGCCACATGACCCTGAAGCAGATCTACGAGTGGCTCCAGCACCACTTTGACTTCTTCAGGGATGAGAAAAGGCGCGGCTGGAAG AATTCCGTCCGCCATAACCTCTCCATGCATAAAATGTTCCTGCGAAAGATGACGTCCGACAGGAAAGTTTCCTTCTGGACCATCCGGCCTGAGGCCAATCGAGGGCTCACACTGGATCAGGTGTACACG CCCGGTTGTAACCCGGTGGCAGCGCCATTTGCCCGTCCGGTCCCGTCAACTCCTTGCCAA caaaCACTTCCTGTTGCCAAGAAATCACCTATTGGCTCTG CGAAGCAGATGAAACCTCTTCTCCCCCGACCACTCTCCAACCTGGTCCCCTTCCAGTGCCCCCTCAGTGCCTCCGTGTGTCTGTCTTCGTCCGCCTCGGTGGGCCCTCCCGCTCCCGCCCACCACaccgccagcagcccccgcaaaGCCAAGCGGCGCAGAAGCGCTCCAAAG GACGGGGCACTCTTGCAGGATGAAGCTCTACGGGCAAAGGTGTCGAAAGTGGAGTTGAAGGAGGAGCGGGTGTGCCGAAGCGTCCCGCGCAGGAGCCCGAAGGCGCTCGCCCGGAGGCAACAAGCCGGTGGCTCCAGACGCAAGCAGCATCTCGCTTGCTCGCATCATGAAGAACCGCTGCTGGTCTATTCGCAAAACTCAGACGGGGACTCCGGCATCGCTACCTCGTCCACCTGGCTGGATGCGGAGCCGGACCTCCACTCCTACAAGACCCCCATCAAGGCGGGCCGGCGCCTGGCCTCCTCCACGCCCAGCAAGCCGGCGGCGGCTGAGAGCGGCAGTCAGAGCGTGCTGGACTTCAGCCCCATCCGCACGCCCAGCGGCCCCGCCCGCACGCCCCTGCACGACTACACCACCTTCAGCATGGGCGGGACCCCCTTCAAGGACTGGGCCCTCTTTTCCGACGCCACCTCCACCTCCCCTGGCTGGCCAAGCGCCTGCTCAGGAGAGATGCCCTTGGCTGGCGGCGGCGGAACCCCGCCCACCAACCGCTCGCTGACCGAGGGCCTGGTGCTGGACACCATGAACGACAGCCTGAGCAAGATCCTGGTGGACCTCAGCTTCGGCCTGGACGACGTCCACGACCTGGACCTGGCCGACATCAGCCTGTCGGAGATCATCCCCCAGCTCACGTAG
- the foxm1 gene encoding forkhead box protein M1 isoform X7, with protein MEKMTISLWDILCIWLTMRRSPRRPLILKRGKLLYHQNNTPTSQDASVPQENPQLSSASQQFPDSVRVLDHPFLPGTQVVVIPKTAELRSVIEALTAKGKECGAQGPNKFILLGESGSLDSGSLRRTDEDAVFAGSTAGQQVSHSAEFTGIKQVKKEDDGCFNENLTSMQWLQSCNALQPGPGNDMSNEETQTAAAVLEGRPCEAACGSLAKTTAAPLDVPKDATSAKPPFSYMTMLQFAINSSKDGHMTLKQIYEWLQHHFDFFRDEKRRGWKNSVRHNLSMHKMFLRKMTSDRKVSFWTIRPEANRGLTLDQVYTQTLPVAKKSPIGSGSAKQMKPLLPRPLSNLVPFQCPLSASVCLSSSASVGPPAPAHHTASSPRKAKRRRSAPKDGALLQDEALRAKVSKVELKEERVCRSVPRRSPKALARRQQAGGSRRKQHLACSHHEEPLLVYSQNSDGDSGIATSSTWLDAEPDLHSYKTPIKAGRRLASSTPSKPAAAESGSQSVLDFSPIRTPSGPARTPLHDYTTFSMGGTPFKDWALFSDATSTSPGWPSACSGEMPLAGGGGTPPTNRSLTEGLVLDTMNDSLSKILVDLSFGLDDVHDLDLADISLSEIIPQLT; from the exons ATGGAAAAAATGACGATAAGT CTGTGGGACATTTTGTGCATTTGGTTGACCATGAGACGGAGCCCAAGAAGACCACTGATCCTCAAAAGAGGAAAGCTGCTCTACCACCAGAACAACACGCCCACGAGTCAGGATGCATCGGTGCCCCAAGAAAATCCACAGCTCTCATCCGCTTCTCAGCAATTCCCGGACAGCGTGCGCGTCCTGGATCACCCCTTCCTGCCCGGCACGCAGGTAGTGGTCATTCCCAAGACGGCCGAGCTGCGCAGCGTCATTGAGGCTCTGACGGCCAAGGGCAAGGAGTGCGGCGCCCAGGGACCCAACAAGTTTATCCTCTTGGGGGAGAGTGGCAGCCTGGACTCGGGCTCCCTGCGCAGAACGGATGAGGACGCCGTCTTTGCGGGGAGCACGGCGGGACAGCAAGTGTCTCATAGTGCTGAATTCACTGGAATTAAACAAG TGAAAAAGGAAGATGACGGCTGTTTCAACGAGAACCTCACCAGCATGCAGTGGTTGCAAAGTTGCAATGCGTTGCAACCAGGACCTGGCAATGACATGTCCAATGAGGAGACCCAGACAGCGGCCGCCGTGTTGGAGGGAAGACCTTGTGAAGCAGCATGCGGCTCACTAGCCAAG ACCACGGCGGCCCCCCTCGATGTGCCAAAAGACGCTACATCTGCCAAGCCTCCCTTCTCCTACATGACCATGCTCCAGTTTGCCATCAACAGCAGCAAAGACGGCCACATGACCCTGAAGCAGATCTACGAGTGGCTCCAGCACCACTTTGACTTCTTCAGGGATGAGAAAAGGCGCGGCTGGAAG AATTCCGTCCGCCATAACCTCTCCATGCATAAAATGTTCCTGCGAAAGATGACGTCCGACAGGAAAGTTTCCTTCTGGACCATCCGGCCTGAGGCCAATCGAGGGCTCACACTGGATCAGGTGTACACG caaaCACTTCCTGTTGCCAAGAAATCACCTATTGGCTCTG GTTCAGCGAAGCAGATGAAACCTCTTCTCCCCCGACCACTCTCCAACCTGGTCCCCTTCCAGTGCCCCCTCAGTGCCTCCGTGTGTCTGTCTTCGTCCGCCTCGGTGGGCCCTCCCGCTCCCGCCCACCACaccgccagcagcccccgcaaaGCCAAGCGGCGCAGAAGCGCTCCAAAG GACGGGGCACTCTTGCAGGATGAAGCTCTACGGGCAAAGGTGTCGAAAGTGGAGTTGAAGGAGGAGCGGGTGTGCCGAAGCGTCCCGCGCAGGAGCCCGAAGGCGCTCGCCCGGAGGCAACAAGCCGGTGGCTCCAGACGCAAGCAGCATCTCGCTTGCTCGCATCATGAAGAACCGCTGCTGGTCTATTCGCAAAACTCAGACGGGGACTCCGGCATCGCTACCTCGTCCACCTGGCTGGATGCGGAGCCGGACCTCCACTCCTACAAGACCCCCATCAAGGCGGGCCGGCGCCTGGCCTCCTCCACGCCCAGCAAGCCGGCGGCGGCTGAGAGCGGCAGTCAGAGCGTGCTGGACTTCAGCCCCATCCGCACGCCCAGCGGCCCCGCCCGCACGCCCCTGCACGACTACACCACCTTCAGCATGGGCGGGACCCCCTTCAAGGACTGGGCCCTCTTTTCCGACGCCACCTCCACCTCCCCTGGCTGGCCAAGCGCCTGCTCAGGAGAGATGCCCTTGGCTGGCGGCGGCGGAACCCCGCCCACCAACCGCTCGCTGACCGAGGGCCTGGTGCTGGACACCATGAACGACAGCCTGAGCAAGATCCTGGTGGACCTCAGCTTCGGCCTGGACGACGTCCACGACCTGGACCTGGCCGACATCAGCCTGTCGGAGATCATCCCCCAGCTCACGTAG